GATAACCGCCCAGGCGTGACTTGGGGGCGTGTTTTACGTTGTTGGGGTATTGTTGGCCTTGGTAACCTTATCGGCTCTCTCATCGTTGCCGTACTGATTGCTATCTCATTGACAGGTAACTTCTCTTTAGATCCAAATGCAGTCGCCCAAAAATTTATTGCGGTTTCAACAGCTCGTAGCTTAGGTTTTGAAAACATGGGTATGGACGGGTGGATCACGTGTTTCGTACGCGGTATCTTCTGTAACCTCATGGTATGTCTAGGTGTGATTGGTAACATGACAGCACGTACAGTGTCTGGCCGTGTAGCAATGATGTGGTTTCCTATCTTCATCTTCTTCGCGCTAGTATTCGAGCATACAGTAGTCAATATGTTCCTATTCCCATTGGGTATGATTCTAGGCGCTGACTTTGGTATCGCGACATGGTTGAACTTCAACCTTATCCCTACCATTGTTGGTAACATCGTTGGTGGCCTACTGTTAACGTGTGTTCCTCTATACCTAACTCACGCTAAAACGGCTCCTTCTCTAGGTGCTAAGTAAATCTGAATACGGTGAAACGTAATTTAGTCTGAGGATTGAAAGCCCCAACAAATTGTTTGGGGCTTTTTTGTTCGAACGCCTAAGCACCATTAATGTGTTGATTGTTATTGAGCAAAATACCTGCAATAGATTGTTTTGTTATAATTACTTCTATCTTCGTTAGTATTTAGACAGAATATTTAACTCAACACCTGATAGTCTAAGGGTTAAGGATTTGGATAAGTCATCACAAATACAGTGACTTACCACATAGATTGAAGCTTGAGAAAAAACAAGCAAACCTTCGGAGCACAGCATGTCAGAAGTATCGTCATCGAATGTTAAAGAAGTAACCAAAGGATTGGTTTCATTAGTAGGGGCTGGCCCTGGTGACCCAGACTTACTTACCCTAAAAGCGGCACGTGTTATTCAACAGGCTGACGTGGTCGTTTATGACCGCTTGGTATCTAAAGATATTTTGGCAATGGCCAACTCCGATGCAGAAATGCTGTATGTGGGAAAAAAGCTCGACCACCACTGTGTTCCACAAGATCAAATCAACCAATTATTGGTGACTAAAGCGCAAGAAAATAAGCATGTGGTTCGCCTGAAAGGTGGTGACTCGTTTATCTTTGGTCGTGGAGGTGAAGAGTGTGAAACCCTAGCGGAGCATGGCGTCAGGTTTGAAGTGGTACCCGGAATCACTGCCGCAGCAGGCGCGACGGCTTACGCGGGCATTCCACTAACACATCGAGATCACGCACAAAGCGTCCAATTCATTACTGGACATCTAAAGAAAGATGGTGAAGATATTGATTGGCGCTCGCTTGCTCAGCACAATCACACGATCGTGTTTTACATGGGTCTGAAAGAGAGCCCGAACATTCAGAAAAACTTATTGGATAACGGTATGCGAGCAGACATGCCTGTTGCCATTATTGAGAACGGTACGCGCCAAGAACAAAAAGTATTCCGTGGTGGATTGAGTGATTTAGCGAACCTTGCTGGCGTTGCAAAAAGTCCTGCGTTGATTGTTGTCGGCAGCGTGGCTCAACTTCATGAAAAATTAGCTTGGTTTAATAAGCAAGTTTAACGACGTAACCTCAAAGCCGATAAACAATCAGCCAGTGAATAAATCAAGAATCAAATACTGCAGCGACTACTTTGTCGCTGCATTTCTCGTTGGCGCATTGGCATTTCGTCAATGATATTGGTGATTTTCTGCCAATCTGTTTTACCACTCCATCTGTATTTCTCTTTACCGTCTTTACCAATCAACACAGCGGTGTGTGAACCT
This genomic window from Vibrio toranzoniae contains:
- a CDS encoding formate/nitrite transporter family protein, translated to MSTDFKPAEFVQTMIDVGEAKTKTSTRDLLIRSTMAGIILSLAVVVAITTIVQTGIGIVGALVFPVGFVILSVMGYDLVTGVFGLAPLAKFDNRPGVTWGRVLRCWGIVGLGNLIGSLIVAVLIAISLTGNFSLDPNAVAQKFIAVSTARSLGFENMGMDGWITCFVRGIFCNLMVCLGVIGNMTARTVSGRVAMMWFPIFIFFALVFEHTVVNMFLFPLGMILGADFGIATWLNFNLIPTIVGNIVGGLLLTCVPLYLTHAKTAPSLGAK
- the cobA gene encoding uroporphyrinogen-III C-methyltransferase; its protein translation is MSEVSSSNVKEVTKGLVSLVGAGPGDPDLLTLKAARVIQQADVVVYDRLVSKDILAMANSDAEMLYVGKKLDHHCVPQDQINQLLVTKAQENKHVVRLKGGDSFIFGRGGEECETLAEHGVRFEVVPGITAAAGATAYAGIPLTHRDHAQSVQFITGHLKKDGEDIDWRSLAQHNHTIVFYMGLKESPNIQKNLLDNGMRADMPVAIIENGTRQEQKVFRGGLSDLANLAGVAKSPALIVVGSVAQLHEKLAWFNKQV